A region of Terriglobales bacterium DNA encodes the following proteins:
- a CDS encoding TonB-dependent receptor has product MKRPSQQLYPILRMVVGSFLCCSAAMAQQAGGDISGVVRSGGQPLPGVTVSAANTLTGQKAATSTDVDGSYKLHVPANGRYVVRAQFTAFAPATQEVVINAANPGAKIDFELVLASRAKRPGEEGPEQAVAAMQSGRGFQSLGVTQSENGGEAGGAEQIVPQGMPVPGMAPDAATESVAVAGTANPNDFGSMSSDEFRQRVQEYREQQGQAGGRGPGGPGGFGGPGGPGGPFIMMSGRGRGRFNFNRPHGMVYYSIGDSAFDAAPYDLKGIASQQPEYRQQRFGASLGGPLNIPKIYKGGSKTFFFLNYNGTRGENPYNTFSTVPTADQRNGIYPDSLADGHVANQALVDVFNSRSGCAAAISAQNLGVVPLAVGSPLGATHDTNGNLLTPGLLTNLTTDPNGVHSQIPAACMDAAALSLLNYIPQGNLPGAVQNFQYTTAATNNTDNLNFRLMRALGGGTVGPRQRGGKRNNLSIGFHYQASGSNLTNPFPTVGGTTSTRSFDVPVTYVRSIGKLTNFFRVDFNRNRITTQNLYAFQTDVAGIAGVTEVSPNPFDWGIPNIGLTNFQGITDINPLRRRDQTFSVGDTMSLVRGKHTLRWGGDFRRIQLNTQTDSNARGSFTFTGVNTGFDFADFLVGLAQQTTLQFGANNYHFRGNSWDLFVQDEWRVRGNLTLNLGLRYEYVSPYSEINNLIANLDISPTFTAVAPVLPGQAGPYSGQFPETLVRPDRNNFAPRVGVAWKPFAKTVVRAGYGINYNTGQYSAMVQNLAFQPPFSNTQNNRQSSTQTLTLESGFPAPAPSTITNSYAVDVSYRLGYVQIWNVDVQRELRSDLVLNVDYTGTKGSHLDVVDDPNRTATGLLIPNANPFLLEFSEGSSVAHAGSIRLRKRLRQGISIGGTYTFSKSIDNASSIGGGQSVVAQDAFDLAAERGPSSFDQRHKFTADYLWELPWGHDRRWLTQPGVLRDAFGDWQWSGDWTIASGMPFTVRVLGDPLDVNRGSNGSLRADWTGLPIGLADPTTLEWFNTAAFAVPPAGQFGNSGRNIVRGPGSVLFNMAMTKTIPLGDTRTLEFRAQANNVFNTPQFTTIDTIVGTPQFGRVTGVGSMRKIQLLARFRF; this is encoded by the coding sequence ATGAAGCGGCCCTCACAGCAGCTCTACCCCATCCTGCGGATGGTTGTGGGCTCCTTTCTCTGCTGCAGCGCGGCCATGGCGCAGCAGGCGGGCGGCGACATCAGCGGCGTGGTGAGGTCGGGCGGGCAGCCGCTGCCCGGAGTGACGGTGTCGGCGGCCAACACCCTGACCGGCCAGAAAGCGGCGACTTCCACCGACGTGGACGGCAGTTACAAGCTGCACGTCCCGGCGAACGGGCGATACGTGGTGCGTGCGCAGTTCACCGCCTTCGCTCCCGCCACTCAGGAAGTGGTGATCAACGCCGCCAATCCAGGCGCAAAGATTGATTTCGAGCTGGTGCTGGCATCGCGGGCCAAGCGTCCAGGAGAGGAAGGGCCGGAGCAAGCGGTGGCGGCGATGCAGTCGGGCCGCGGCTTCCAGAGCCTGGGGGTGACCCAGAGCGAGAATGGCGGAGAAGCTGGAGGCGCCGAGCAGATCGTCCCGCAGGGCATGCCGGTGCCGGGAATGGCGCCGGATGCGGCGACAGAATCAGTCGCGGTCGCCGGCACTGCCAATCCCAACGACTTCGGCTCCATGAGCAGCGATGAGTTCCGGCAACGGGTACAGGAGTACCGGGAGCAGCAGGGCCAGGCCGGAGGGCGAGGGCCGGGCGGGCCCGGCGGGTTTGGCGGACCCGGCGGTCCCGGCGGGCCTTTCATCATGATGAGCGGCCGGGGAAGAGGACGATTCAACTTCAACAGGCCCCACGGGATGGTTTACTACAGCATCGGAGACTCAGCCTTCGATGCGGCGCCGTATGACCTGAAGGGGATCGCATCGCAGCAGCCCGAATACCGCCAGCAGCGGTTCGGCGCCAGCCTCGGTGGGCCGTTGAACATCCCCAAGATCTACAAAGGTGGCTCGAAGACCTTCTTTTTCCTGAATTACAACGGGACGCGGGGCGAAAACCCCTACAACACCTTTTCCACCGTGCCGACGGCGGACCAGCGCAACGGCATTTATCCCGATTCGCTGGCCGATGGCCACGTCGCGAACCAGGCTCTGGTCGATGTGTTCAACAGCCGGTCCGGGTGTGCGGCGGCGATCAGCGCGCAGAACCTGGGAGTGGTGCCGCTGGCGGTCGGCAGCCCGCTGGGTGCGACCCACGACACCAACGGAAACCTGCTCACCCCCGGCTTGCTCACCAACCTGACCACCGACCCAAATGGCGTTCACAGCCAGATCCCGGCAGCCTGCATGGACGCGGCTGCGCTGAGCCTGCTGAATTACATCCCACAAGGAAATCTTCCCGGGGCGGTGCAGAACTTCCAGTACACCACTGCCGCCACCAACAACACCGACAATCTCAACTTCCGGCTGATGCGCGCGCTGGGTGGAGGGACGGTCGGCCCGCGGCAACGGGGAGGCAAGCGGAACAACCTCTCCATCGGCTTCCACTACCAGGCGAGCGGCAGCAACCTGACCAACCCATTCCCTACCGTCGGCGGCACCACCAGCACGCGTTCCTTCGATGTTCCGGTCACGTACGTGCGGTCCATCGGCAAGCTCACCAATTTCTTCCGCGTGGACTTCAATCGCAACCGGATCACGACGCAGAACCTCTACGCATTTCAGACCGACGTCGCCGGGATCGCCGGGGTCACGGAAGTCTCCCCGAATCCGTTCGACTGGGGGATCCCCAACATCGGGCTGACGAATTTCCAAGGGATCACCGACATCAATCCCCTGCGCCGGCGCGACCAGACGTTCAGCGTCGGCGACACCATGAGCCTGGTGCGCGGCAAGCACACGCTGCGCTGGGGCGGCGATTTCCGGCGCATCCAGCTCAACACCCAGACCGACAGCAACGCGCGCGGCAGCTTCACCTTCACCGGCGTGAATACCGGCTTTGATTTCGCCGATTTCCTGGTGGGACTGGCGCAGCAGACGACGCTCCAGTTCGGGGCCAACAACTATCACTTCCGGGGGAATTCCTGGGACCTGTTCGTGCAGGATGAATGGCGCGTGCGCGGCAATCTGACGCTGAACCTCGGGCTGCGCTACGAGTATGTCTCTCCGTATTCGGAGATCAATAACCTGATCGCGAATCTCGACATCAGCCCGACCTTCACGGCGGTGGCACCGGTGCTGCCGGGGCAGGCAGGCCCGTACAGCGGCCAATTCCCGGAGACGCTGGTCCGGCCCGACCGCAACAACTTCGCCCCGCGCGTCGGGGTGGCATGGAAGCCGTTCGCGAAGACGGTGGTGCGCGCCGGTTACGGCATCAACTACAACACCGGTCAGTACAGCGCGATGGTGCAGAACCTTGCCTTCCAGCCGCCCTTCTCCAATACCCAGAACAACCGGCAATCATCGACCCAAACGCTCACCCTGGAGAGCGGCTTTCCGGCGCCGGCGCCCTCCACCATCACCAACAGCTATGCGGTCGATGTGAGCTACCGGCTGGGATACGTGCAGATCTGGAACGTGGATGTGCAGCGCGAGCTGCGCTCGGACCTGGTGCTCAATGTGGACTACACCGGCACCAAGGGCTCGCATCTCGATGTGGTGGACGATCCGAACCGCACCGCCACGGGACTGCTGATCCCCAATGCGAATCCGTTCCTGCTGGAATTCTCGGAGGGCAGTTCGGTGGCCCACGCGGGGAGCATCCGCTTGCGGAAGCGCTTGCGGCAGGGGATCTCCATCGGAGGGACCTACACGTTCTCCAAGTCCATCGACAACGCTTCCAGCATCGGCGGCGGGCAGTCGGTCGTGGCGCAGGACGCCTTCGATCTGGCTGCCGAGCGCGGGCCCTCCAGCTTCGATCAGAGGCACAAGTTCACCGCCGATTACCTCTGGGAGCTGCCTTGGGGGCATGACCGGCGCTGGCTGACGCAACCGGGCGTGCTGCGCGACGCGTTCGGCGATTGGCAGTGGAGCGGCGACTGGACGATCGCGTCCGGGATGCCGTTCACCGTGCGCGTGCTCGGCGATCCGCTGGACGTCAACCGGGGCAGCAACGGGTCGCTGCGCGCCGATTGGACCGGACTACCGATCGGGCTTGCGGATCCGACGACCCTCGAATGGTTCAACACCGCTGCTTTCGCCGTGCCCCCTGCCGGCCAGTTCGGGAACTCGGGCCGGAACATCGTGCGTGGGCCGGGCAGCGTGCTTTTCAACATGGCGATGACCAAGACCATTCCCTTGGGCGACACGCGCACACTCGAGTTCCGCGCGCAGGCTAATAACGTGTTCAATACCCCGCAGTTCACCACCATCGACACCATCGTCGGCACGCCCCAGTTCGGGCGAGTGACCGGCGTCGGCTCGATGCGGAAGATCCAACTGCTGGCGCGTTTCCGATTCTGA
- a CDS encoding DUF5666 domain-containing protein, with the protein MFAEVAMRRAIIVVLALGLCAFGQTNEPGSSPQRPQGAAQGGERGRRPGVGGTITAIANDTLTLKTFDERTVTVKLTPETRFRKDQQDAKLSDFKVGDMVMVRGERTSDDTYVAAGVMTRSGSGMGGTRQQFREGLGKEFIAGEIKSVDGLKLTIARPDGVTQTIAVDESTSFRKQGESVTLGDLKAGDHVFGRGQIKDGVFVPSVLNVGQPGSVRGQSPQGPPAEPRQ; encoded by the coding sequence ATGTTCGCGGAGGTAGCCATGCGTCGCGCCATCATCGTTGTCCTCGCGCTGGGTTTGTGTGCATTCGGGCAGACGAATGAGCCGGGTTCGTCACCGCAAAGGCCGCAGGGCGCCGCCCAAGGCGGCGAGCGCGGGCGACGGCCTGGTGTCGGCGGGACCATCACCGCCATTGCCAACGACACACTGACCTTGAAGACCTTCGACGAACGCACGGTCACAGTGAAGTTGACTCCGGAGACCCGTTTCCGCAAGGACCAGCAGGACGCGAAGCTCAGCGACTTCAAGGTCGGTGACATGGTGATGGTGCGCGGCGAACGCACGTCCGATGACACCTACGTCGCGGCGGGCGTGATGACGCGCAGCGGGTCGGGCATGGGCGGCACGCGGCAGCAGTTCCGCGAAGGGCTGGGCAAGGAATTCATCGCCGGCGAGATCAAGTCCGTCGACGGGCTGAAGCTCACGATCGCGCGGCCGGATGGCGTGACCCAGACCATCGCCGTGGACGAGAGCACCTCGTTCCGCAAGCAGGGGGAGAGCGTGACCCTGGGCGACCTGAAAGCGGGCGATCACGTCTTCGGACGCGGGCAGATCAAGGACGGGGTGTTCGTTCCGTCGGTCCTGAACGTGGGCCAGCCGGGCAGCGTGCGCGGCCAGTCGCCGCAGGGGCCTCCTGCCGAACCGCGCCAGTGA